Proteins from a genomic interval of Conexivisphaerales archaeon:
- a CDS encoding adenylate/guanylate cyclase domain-containing protein, with translation MFKPPVRYAKSGDVHIAYQLFGKGRINIVLTPGSISHLDYMWKEPGYRRFLEGLAEFAKVVLFDKRGTGLSDRQAGVPTYADRMDDIRAVMDAAQFDNAVLFGVSEGVPMSILFAASYPSRTKGLILYGGEAKGSWSPDYPWVERREEQEARLEWIERLWGTRERAERAVSVLAPSRIGDEKFIRWVWEILRMGSTPGALIALAKSDINMDVRHVLPTIRIPTLVIHLRDDKNVNIEEGRYIAKHIPGAKMVELEGTDHYFFVDSKLNERILSEAREFMLNIGSAAPVDRMLATVLFTDIVGSTSKAADLGDARWMELLERHDRIVREEVQKNRGVVIKSTGDGFLATFDGPTRALRCVCSIRESLNGLGIQIRAGLHTGECIFSEFDVGGIAVHIASRIMNLASPNEILVSSTVRDLVYGSGISFEDKGEHELKGIEEKKSLFSVLQFNRAT, from the coding sequence TTGTTCAAGCCCCCGGTCAGGTACGCAAAGAGTGGTGATGTTCACATAGCCTATCAGCTCTTTGGCAAGGGGCGAATTAACATCGTTCTCACACCAGGCTCGATATCGCATCTTGACTATATGTGGAAGGAGCCTGGATACCGGAGATTTCTGGAGGGGCTTGCTGAATTCGCGAAAGTCGTTCTTTTCGACAAAAGGGGAACTGGCTTGTCTGACCGTCAAGCGGGGGTACCGACATACGCTGACAGAATGGATGACATAAGGGCTGTAATGGACGCAGCACAGTTCGATAATGCTGTCCTCTTTGGGGTCTCTGAGGGTGTGCCCATGAGCATACTCTTTGCAGCCAGCTACCCGTCGAGGACGAAAGGGCTCATACTGTATGGCGGTGAGGCCAAAGGCTCGTGGTCACCAGATTACCCATGGGTGGAAAGACGAGAGGAGCAGGAAGCCAGACTCGAATGGATCGAGCGGCTTTGGGGAACAAGAGAGAGGGCCGAGCGTGCTGTCTCAGTATTGGCTCCAAGCAGGATCGGGGATGAAAAGTTCATACGTTGGGTCTGGGAGATTTTGAGGATGGGTTCTACCCCGGGCGCCTTGATAGCCCTAGCCAAATCTGACATTAACATGGACGTAAGGCACGTCCTTCCGACAATTCGAATTCCGACACTCGTCATCCATCTCAGGGACGACAAAAATGTGAATATAGAGGAAGGAAGGTATATTGCGAAGCACATACCCGGCGCGAAAATGGTCGAGCTAGAAGGCACAGACCATTATTTCTTTGTGGACTCCAAGCTTAATGAGAGAATTCTTAGCGAAGCAAGGGAATTTATGCTGAACATCGGCTCGGCAGCTCCTGTCGACAGAATGCTCGCAACTGTTCTCTTTACAGATATAGTTGGCTCTACGAGTAAGGCTGCTGACCTTGGTGACGCAAGGTGGATGGAGTTGCTCGAGAGGCATGATAGAATAGTCAGGGAAGAAGTTCAGAAAAATAGAGGGGTTGTGATAAAGAGTACAGGGGACGGCTTCCTAGCCACCTTTGACGGCCCGACGAGAGCGCTGAGGTGCGTCTGTTCGATCAGGGAATCTCTCAACGGTCTTGGTATCCAAATCAGAGCGGGCTTGCACACAGGAGAATGCATATTCAGCGAATTTGATGTGGGTGGCATAGCAGTTCACATAGCATCGAGAATAATGAATCTGGCTTCACCGAACGAGATTCTCGTGTCGAGCACCGTAAGGGACCTGGTGTATGGTTCAGGCATTTCGTTCGAGGACAAGGGTGAACATGAACTTAAAGGAATAGAAGAGAAGAAATCACTGTTTTCTGTGTTGCAATTCAATAGAGCCACGTAG
- a CDS encoding CoA-binding protein, with product MLSRKTISTDEVFDKCKVIAVVGASKNPEKEAHQIPLYLKQNGYQIIPVNPTADLIFGQKAYPTLLQIPDEVALTIDVVDVFRPSDELPEIAEQVIELGRRIGKKYIFWAQLGLENEAAKKKLAEAGFPYVMNSCMMVEHRRIFRKT from the coding sequence ATGCTTTCCAGAAAGACTATTTCGACTGATGAGGTCTTTGATAAGTGTAAAGTTATAGCGGTTGTTGGTGCTTCAAAGAATCCTGAGAAGGAAGCACATCAGATACCTCTTTACCTGAAGCAAAATGGATACCAGATTATTCCTGTCAATCCCACCGCTGACCTGATCTTCGGACAAAAGGCCTACCCGACTCTGCTGCAGATTCCAGATGAAGTTGCTTTAACAATAGATGTCGTGGATGTATTCAGGCCGAGTGATGAACTTCCTGAAATTGCTGAACAAGTTATTGAGTTAGGAAGGAGAATAGGGAAGAAATATATCTTCTGGGCCCAGCTCGGTCTGGAAAACGAGGCTGCGAAGAAAAAACTCGCAGAAGCGGGTTTTCCCTACGTAATGAACAGCTGCATGATGGTTGAGCATAGGAGGATATTTAGAAAAACCTGA
- a CDS encoding class II aldolase/adducin family protein — translation MSTEKASEVLAHTIRRLYNRGLVSGVGGNASLILPGRKEIIITPSGYFKGGVEKGDVLRVSIDGKLLQKGIPSSDLPTHLVVYRMREDVNAIVHGHPAKAVAMITSDIEIPAMTPEHAVLIKAIKVIDFAAPGRECAEAVQKVLDRETDVIGVKNHGFFAFGKDLHDAASKIEVLEETARIYSSMRQFGRVSPLSKEEVERIRRVYKK, via the coding sequence ATGAGCACGGAAAAAGCTTCAGAAGTCCTTGCGCATACGATAAGAAGACTCTACAACAGAGGACTTGTGTCAGGAGTGGGCGGCAACGCCAGTCTGATTCTTCCTGGCAGAAAAGAGATAATCATAACCCCGTCAGGTTATTTCAAGGGAGGAGTTGAAAAAGGAGATGTTCTTAGAGTGTCTATCGACGGGAAACTGCTGCAGAAGGGCATACCATCGAGCGACCTGCCAACCCATCTGGTTGTATACAGAATGAGGGAAGATGTTAATGCCATAGTTCATGGACACCCTGCAAAGGCTGTAGCGATGATAACTTCTGATATTGAGATACCAGCCATGACGCCAGAGCATGCTGTGCTGATAAAGGCGATAAAGGTTATTGACTTTGCAGCTCCTGGAAGAGAATGCGCTGAAGCTGTACAGAAAGTCCTTGACAGGGAGACAGATGTGATAGGAGTCAAGAACCATGGATTCTTTGCATTTGGTAAGGACCTTCATGATGCAGCTTCAAAGATCGAAGTGCTGGAGGAGACTGCAAGGATATATTCGTCTATGAGGCAGTTTGGAAGGGTTTCTCCTCTAAGCAAGGAAGAAGTAGAAAGAATCAGAAGAGTGTACAAAAAATAG
- a CDS encoding heavy metal-binding domain-containing protein gives MAVSLFTTNYVPGYKVDKVIGLVYGITVRSRGLGGNIIAGLRTLAGGEIVEYTEMAHQARQQALDRLAQHAESLGANAVISVMFDSTEIGNTMDEIIAFGTAVVISPAGEGQQLVKLS, from the coding sequence ATGGCTGTTTCTCTATTCACCACAAATTATGTGCCTGGCTACAAGGTTGATAAAGTGATAGGCTTGGTTTACGGAATTACTGTCAGGTCAAGGGGACTGGGTGGTAACATAATCGCAGGCCTTAGGACTCTTGCCGGCGGGGAGATTGTTGAATATACCGAGATGGCTCACCAGGCAAGGCAGCAGGCGCTCGACAGACTTGCGCAGCATGCAGAGTCTTTAGGAGCGAATGCTGTGATAAGCGTAATGTTCGACTCAACGGAGATAGGCAATACAATGGACGAAATAATAGCGTTTGGTACAGCTGTGGTAATATCTCCAGCTGGGGAAGGCCAGCAGCTGGTCAAGCTGAGTTAA
- the acs gene encoding acetate--CoA ligase, producing the protein MSVNWALPFDEKILPEDKRKVIDIQTYHEIHKKSINSYRDFWADVAKELEWYKPWEKVLNDSNPPFYKWFAGGELNATYLCVDRHAKTWRKNKVAILWEGEPVERGVPKEVRKITYGELYRQVNRVAYMLKTVYGLKKGDMIGIYLPMIPELPIVMLAASRLGITYSVVFSGFSADAIAERMNDAEAKLIITADGGWRAGKVVPLKAIVDEALKKTTTVRNVLVVKRIGNEVNMQKGRDAYFEEVLETIPINATVEPVSVKSEDILYVLYTSGTTGKPKGQVHDVGGYLTLLHATMKWVFDIRDDDVYWCTADIGWVTGHSYIVYGPLMEGATTLMFEGSLTYPEPDRWVSIIERHGVNVLYTSPTAIRGWMKFGPEWVTKHDTSSVRLMHSVGEPINPEAFRWFYKYVGREKIPFGSTWWMTETGGILISHLPGLYLVPMKPGTNGHPILGIDADVVNENGIPQKAEERGYLVIKNPWPGMPLTIYKDPERFKQVYYSRFNGYFYTSDYAVKDKDGYFWILGRADEVIKVAGHRLGTYELESALIQHSAVAEAAVVGVPDEVKGEVPVAFVILRQGNEASEKLTKELNQWVREKVGPIASLQNVFFVSKLPKTRSAKIMRRVVQAVAVGKPVGDVTTLEDQASVDEVKKAYTELQREVSR; encoded by the coding sequence ATGTCTGTAAACTGGGCGTTACCTTTTGACGAAAAGATCCTCCCTGAAGACAAAAGAAAAGTTATTGATATACAGACATACCATGAAATACACAAGAAGAGTATAAACAGCTACAGGGACTTCTGGGCAGATGTGGCAAAAGAGCTTGAGTGGTACAAGCCATGGGAGAAAGTACTTAATGATTCTAACCCACCGTTTTACAAGTGGTTCGCAGGAGGAGAGCTAAACGCTACCTATCTGTGCGTAGATAGGCATGCGAAGACATGGAGAAAGAACAAAGTGGCAATTCTATGGGAAGGTGAGCCTGTAGAAAGAGGAGTGCCCAAAGAGGTTAGGAAGATCACATATGGTGAACTGTACAGGCAAGTTAACAGAGTAGCTTACATGCTAAAGACTGTGTACGGGCTGAAGAAAGGAGATATGATAGGAATTTATCTTCCCATGATACCAGAGCTTCCAATAGTGATGCTAGCAGCTTCAAGGCTTGGCATTACATACAGTGTTGTCTTTTCAGGCTTTAGCGCTGATGCAATAGCAGAGAGAATGAACGATGCTGAGGCCAAGTTGATAATAACCGCAGATGGAGGATGGAGAGCAGGCAAAGTCGTTCCTTTAAAGGCTATAGTTGACGAAGCGCTGAAGAAGACTACAACAGTTCGAAATGTCCTTGTGGTGAAGAGAATAGGAAACGAGGTTAATATGCAAAAGGGAAGGGATGCATACTTTGAAGAAGTTCTAGAAACGATTCCGATTAACGCTACTGTCGAGCCTGTGAGCGTGAAATCTGAAGACATTCTGTACGTGCTTTACACTTCTGGCACGACTGGTAAACCAAAGGGACAGGTGCATGATGTGGGAGGCTATCTTACATTATTGCATGCAACTATGAAGTGGGTATTCGACATAAGGGACGATGATGTATACTGGTGCACAGCAGACATAGGCTGGGTTACGGGGCATTCGTACATTGTGTACGGTCCACTTATGGAGGGGGCAACAACGCTCATGTTCGAAGGCTCATTGACTTATCCTGAGCCAGATAGGTGGGTTTCGATAATAGAAAGGCATGGAGTGAATGTGCTGTACACATCTCCTACAGCTATAAGAGGATGGATGAAGTTTGGACCTGAATGGGTTACCAAGCATGATACATCATCAGTAAGGCTGATGCATTCAGTTGGAGAGCCGATAAACCCAGAAGCATTCAGGTGGTTCTATAAATACGTAGGACGGGAAAAGATACCGTTTGGCAGTACATGGTGGATGACTGAGACAGGTGGAATACTGATAAGCCATCTGCCTGGATTATACCTAGTTCCCATGAAGCCGGGAACTAATGGACATCCTATTCTCGGAATAGATGCTGACGTAGTGAACGAGAACGGTATACCTCAAAAAGCTGAAGAAAGAGGCTACCTAGTCATAAAGAATCCCTGGCCTGGAATGCCTCTTACGATATACAAAGACCCAGAAAGGTTCAAGCAGGTATACTACAGCAGGTTCAACGGGTATTTCTATACATCAGATTACGCGGTCAAGGATAAAGATGGATACTTCTGGATACTGGGTAGAGCTGACGAAGTGATAAAGGTTGCTGGTCACAGACTTGGTACTTATGAGCTGGAATCTGCTCTGATACAGCATAGTGCCGTTGCAGAGGCTGCAGTGGTAGGAGTACCTGATGAAGTAAAAGGAGAAGTGCCTGTCGCATTTGTTATTCTGAGGCAAGGGAATGAAGCAAGCGAAAAGTTGACCAAGGAGCTTAATCAGTGGGTAAGAGAAAAGGTAGGTCCTATAGCCTCTTTGCAAAATGTATTCTTTGTGTCAAAGCTTCCAAAGACCAGAAGTGCAAAGATAATGAGGAGAGTTGTACAGGCAGTAGCAGTGGGGAAGCCTGTCGGCGATGTAACAACGCTTGAAGACCAGGCTTCGGTAGATGAGGTAAAGAAGGCCTATACCGAACTACAAAGAGAAGTATCCAGATAG
- the glyS gene encoding glycine--tRNA ligase produces the protein MPSAYDAVVDLAKRRGFFWPAYETYGGSAGLYVLGNLGVKLADKIVRTWKEVFVRKNDFAEVDTPNLVPEAILQASGHVSNFKDPMAECQNCHRRFRADHLAAEAGVKVAHTRDLPELLQRIKCPTCGKIAGWIISDFLTMFETRLGPYANAKGYLRPETAQGIFVEFKRIFETERERLPIGVAQVGRGFRNEISPRQGLVRLREFRMLEVELFFDPENPGCGMLNPLTLETKIRIIAGEGEEKDVSASLGEAVKSGRIVNEWMAYMILMAQEFLIKIGVPREAIRFREVAEEERAHYSRQTFDVEVSIDGFGWLEVAGIAYRTDFDLTAHMKATGSDYSVAVPLQRPLKEKLKTWGINVEKLKQAYPEKWKDIMAEYSKFKDRKGEPPEIMAGVKIDKSVYFIKEEVAEIMHRKFIPHVVEPSFGLERLMLASLCHSYREKEERVILSLPPYLSPVSVCVFPLVSNDEMIKVARDYERRLKGAGFDTFYDESGTIGRRYARADEIGTPLCITVDNQTLQDQTVTFRDRDSWKQYRVESANLEEEVARVIYQVR, from the coding sequence ATGCCTTCTGCCTATGATGCTGTTGTAGACCTGGCAAAGAGAAGAGGCTTTTTCTGGCCTGCGTATGAGACGTACGGAGGATCTGCTGGGCTTTACGTTCTAGGAAACCTTGGGGTTAAACTGGCAGATAAAATAGTGAGAACATGGAAAGAAGTGTTTGTCAGAAAAAACGACTTTGCCGAAGTTGATACTCCAAATCTTGTTCCTGAAGCAATACTTCAGGCTTCGGGTCATGTATCCAACTTCAAAGACCCTATGGCTGAATGCCAGAATTGTCATAGGCGTTTCAGGGCAGACCATCTGGCAGCTGAGGCAGGAGTGAAGGTTGCTCATACCAGAGATTTACCAGAACTTCTGCAGCGAATCAAGTGCCCAACATGTGGAAAAATTGCAGGATGGATCATCTCCGACTTCCTGACGATGTTTGAAACCAGGCTAGGGCCTTACGCAAATGCCAAAGGCTATCTTAGACCTGAAACGGCTCAGGGTATATTTGTCGAATTCAAGAGGATATTTGAAACAGAGAGAGAAAGGCTGCCAATAGGAGTGGCTCAGGTGGGTAGAGGCTTCAGAAATGAAATTTCTCCGAGGCAGGGGCTGGTAAGGCTTAGAGAATTCAGGATGCTTGAGGTTGAACTATTCTTCGACCCTGAAAACCCGGGTTGTGGAATGCTTAATCCCTTGACTCTTGAAACAAAAATAAGAATCATAGCAGGCGAAGGAGAAGAAAAGGATGTATCTGCATCTCTAGGTGAGGCTGTCAAGTCAGGAAGGATTGTAAACGAATGGATGGCATACATGATTCTTATGGCTCAGGAATTTCTGATAAAGATAGGAGTGCCGAGGGAAGCGATAAGGTTCAGGGAGGTTGCGGAAGAGGAAAGAGCTCATTACTCAAGACAGACTTTTGACGTTGAGGTTAGCATAGATGGCTTTGGATGGTTAGAGGTTGCAGGAATAGCTTACAGAACAGATTTCGACCTTACTGCGCATATGAAAGCAACAGGAAGCGATTACTCAGTAGCTGTCCCTCTGCAAAGACCATTAAAGGAGAAGCTTAAGACCTGGGGAATAAATGTAGAGAAACTGAAGCAAGCATATCCTGAAAAATGGAAGGATATAATGGCGGAGTATTCAAAGTTCAAGGATAGAAAGGGCGAGCCTCCTGAAATTATGGCAGGTGTCAAGATCGATAAGAGCGTATATTTTATCAAGGAGGAGGTTGCCGAAATAATGCACAGGAAATTCATTCCGCACGTAGTAGAGCCGAGTTTTGGTCTTGAGAGGCTGATGCTTGCATCTCTCTGCCACAGCTACAGAGAGAAAGAAGAAAGGGTGATACTTTCTCTGCCTCCTTATCTCTCTCCTGTGTCAGTCTGCGTCTTTCCCCTTGTTTCAAACGATGAGATGATAAAGGTTGCAAGGGATTATGAAAGAAGACTGAAGGGCGCAGGGTTTGATACGTTCTATGATGAATCAGGCACCATAGGGAGAAGATACGCAAGAGCTGATGAGATAGGGACGCCTCTCTGCATAACTGTTGACAACCAGACTTTGCAGGACCAAACAGTAACCTTCAGGGACAGGGATTCATGGAAGCAGTACAGGGTAGAATCAGCAAATCTGGAGGAAGAGGTTGCAAGGGTGATTTATCAGGTCAGATGA
- a CDS encoding Nramp family divalent metal transporter, with translation MRSQIQPQKKEEHFITRLLKYSGPALIVSVAYMDPGNYGTDLAGGARFNYDLLWLVWLASLMAMLFQYLSGKFGIATGRDLAEQIRLSLGNRKEYTIPYWLASEVAIASTDLAEYLGTVLALNILFGVPLLIGSIFGALDVLIILAVSSRRFRVVESLFALWVSIIGLGFLYELFVAGADPSQILIHSVYPDVNSQTILVGVGIIGATVMPHAVYVHSWLTKSKLNNGFGADRKELMKLHLAETAILLGVAALVNVAIMVLAASVFYPNYSNVQSVTEAYHILRPLFGPVAATIFGVTLLASGLSSSITGTLSGQAVMEGLLGARFNPILRRLVTRFINVIPTTAAILLGFQPLQLLVYSQVILSLMLPLPMLPLVIFTSKRSIMGEFTNGKLLSYLGYLSAVVILALNAYLLYTII, from the coding sequence TTGCGCAGCCAGATACAGCCCCAGAAGAAGGAGGAGCATTTCATCACAAGACTGCTAAAGTATAGCGGTCCAGCACTGATAGTAAGTGTAGCCTACATGGACCCAGGGAATTATGGGACAGATTTAGCAGGTGGAGCCAGGTTCAATTACGACCTGCTATGGCTGGTATGGCTGGCAAGCCTGATGGCAATGCTTTTTCAATATCTCTCTGGAAAATTCGGAATAGCTACAGGCAGAGACCTAGCTGAGCAGATAAGGCTCAGTCTGGGAAATAGGAAAGAATACACAATACCCTACTGGCTTGCATCTGAAGTGGCGATAGCATCAACAGACCTGGCAGAGTATCTTGGTACTGTTCTGGCTCTGAACATACTTTTTGGAGTACCTCTGCTGATTGGCTCCATCTTTGGAGCTCTTGATGTGCTGATAATACTGGCAGTATCTTCCAGAAGGTTCAGGGTTGTAGAAAGCCTCTTTGCCCTTTGGGTCTCCATAATAGGTCTAGGGTTTCTCTATGAGCTGTTCGTTGCTGGTGCAGATCCTTCTCAGATACTGATACATTCGGTCTATCCTGATGTCAATTCCCAGACGATACTTGTAGGTGTAGGGATAATAGGAGCAACCGTGATGCCCCATGCGGTGTATGTGCATTCCTGGCTGACTAAGAGCAAGCTGAACAACGGCTTCGGGGCTGACAGGAAGGAGCTGATGAAGTTGCATCTAGCAGAAACAGCGATACTGCTCGGTGTTGCAGCTCTTGTTAACGTTGCCATCATGGTGCTAGCTGCAAGCGTATTCTATCCGAACTACAGTAATGTGCAGAGTGTCACTGAAGCATACCACATTCTTAGACCACTCTTCGGCCCTGTTGCAGCCACAATATTCGGCGTAACGCTTCTAGCATCTGGCCTTTCCTCTTCGATAACAGGTACTTTATCAGGTCAAGCTGTAATGGAGGGTCTTCTCGGTGCCAGATTTAACCCTATCCTCAGGAGACTTGTCACTAGATTTATCAACGTCATTCCAACAACAGCAGCTATCCTATTGGGATTCCAGCCCTTGCAGCTCCTAGTTTATAGTCAAGTTATCCTCAGCCTGATGTTACCTCTACCCATGCTGCCTCTCGTCATATTCACTTCCAAGAGGAGCATTATGGGCGAATTCACCAACGGAAAGCTTCTAAGCTACCTGGGTTACCTGTCTGCAGTAGTGATCCTTGCACTTAATGCATACCTTTTGTACACCATCATCTGA
- a CDS encoding iron dependent repressor, metal binding and dimerization domain protein has translation MTARLLYRPSRGKSGKQAAVEDYVEVINHLIKEKGYASQSDVAERLGVSPPSVSSMLRKLHERGYVSHVKYRGVALTDEGKKLAERMEKRHMILAEFFTTIGVGKDIAMEDAEHIEHYLHKETVQKIAELTKKLKGQLKG, from the coding sequence TTGACTGCAAGGCTCCTTTACAGGCCCTCAAGGGGCAAAAGCGGCAAGCAGGCTGCTGTTGAAGATTATGTGGAAGTGATAAACCATCTCATAAAGGAGAAGGGCTATGCTTCTCAATCTGATGTTGCCGAAAGGCTTGGAGTTAGCCCGCCCAGCGTATCTTCTATGCTAAGGAAGCTGCATGAAAGAGGATACGTTTCTCACGTGAAGTATAGAGGTGTTGCTTTGACTGATGAAGGAAAGAAGTTGGCAGAGAGGATGGAGAAGAGGCACATGATCCTTGCAGAATTCTTCACGACCATAGGTGTAGGAAAGGATATTGCAATGGAGGATGCTGAGCATATAGAACACTATCTGCACAAGGAGACGGTTCAGAAGATAGCTGAGCTGACAAAGAAGCTAAAGGGCCAGTTGAAGGGCTAA
- a CDS encoding DUF92 domain-containing protein — MLALQLGLDLLGLALLASISLASYRYRATDTGGTLAAFIMGAVVGLTAGWTWVVYLILFFAVATLATRFRYSFKSKLNAAEEKGGARGAKNVLANGSLASLFAFLYWIFRDPLLEVLFVASIASSLSDTLATEIGLLSKNKPHYIANPFLEVEPGRSGGITLLGLFAELIGSVVFGILAYLMGIIEFRYVIVTVIAGMLGSNIDSLLGATLQGYYICQVCGQKTEKSVHCSEKARRVKGLSWIGNNAVNILSASFAAFVALALQLAL; from the coding sequence ATGCTGGCGCTGCAGCTGGGTCTTGACCTGTTAGGCCTAGCATTACTTGCATCGATATCCTTAGCATCCTACAGGTATAGAGCTACAGATACTGGTGGCACATTGGCTGCATTCATTATGGGAGCAGTCGTGGGTTTGACTGCAGGATGGACTTGGGTTGTCTATCTGATTCTCTTCTTTGCTGTTGCAACTCTGGCAACGAGGTTCAGGTACAGCTTCAAGTCAAAGCTGAACGCCGCCGAAGAGAAGGGTGGAGCAAGAGGGGCGAAAAATGTACTGGCAAACGGTAGTCTTGCAAGCCTCTTCGCGTTTCTGTACTGGATTTTCAGGGACCCTTTACTTGAAGTTCTCTTTGTTGCATCTATAGCTTCATCTCTTTCAGATACACTTGCTACAGAAATAGGTTTACTGAGTAAAAATAAACCACATTACATAGCCAATCCTTTTCTTGAAGTTGAGCCTGGAAGAAGCGGGGGTATAACCTTACTAGGTCTGTTTGCAGAGCTGATAGGCTCAGTAGTTTTTGGTATTCTTGCCTATCTCATGGGGATAATAGAATTTCGATACGTGATAGTTACAGTTATCGCAGGTATGCTTGGGTCCAACATAGACAGCCTGCTCGGGGCAACTTTGCAGGGCTACTATATCTGTCAGGTCTGCGGTCAGAAAACAGAAAAGTCTGTGCACTGCTCCGAAAAGGCAAGAAGAGTTAAGGGCCTGTCATGGATAGGAAACAACGCAGTGAACATACTTTCTGCTTCATTTGCAGCTTTTGTAGCTTTAGCCCTTCAACTGGCCCTTTAG
- a CDS encoding helix-turn-helix domain-containing protein, with protein sequence MQEPYDELIIKMAGQLALSQNPGKAMKAWREKAGIAQAELARKMKISPSVLSDYENGRRKSPGSTFLKRFVSALIELDKREGKLLSSAPFVNEAGAILSIGEYSDPIPARRVVESLRCEVLTGKEQLERLLFGYTVLDSLRTIYALSGTEFYKIYGASTERVVVFTKVGLGRSPMVAVRVSPLKPRMVVIHGIKQVDSLAIELAEKERLILASTDSYSQEEVIAALRSMAE encoded by the coding sequence ATGCAGGAGCCTTATGACGAACTGATAATTAAAATGGCAGGTCAGCTTGCGCTCAGCCAGAACCCTGGCAAGGCGATGAAGGCATGGAGGGAGAAGGCAGGGATAGCCCAGGCTGAACTGGCAAGAAAGATGAAAATATCTCCTTCGGTGCTGAGCGATTACGAGAACGGAAGAAGGAAATCACCCGGCTCTACTTTTCTCAAAAGGTTTGTCAGCGCCCTCATAGAGCTGGATAAAAGAGAAGGAAAGCTTCTTTCTTCAGCCCCCTTTGTGAACGAAGCTGGTGCGATCCTCTCCATAGGCGAATACTCTGACCCAATACCTGCCAGGAGAGTTGTCGAGTCACTCCGATGCGAAGTGCTGACTGGTAAGGAGCAACTTGAAAGGCTTCTCTTCGGATATACAGTTTTGGACAGCTTGAGGACAATATATGCACTATCAGGCACAGAATTTTACAAAATATATGGTGCTAGCACGGAAAGGGTGGTTGTGTTCACAAAGGTTGGTCTGGGAAGAAGCCCCATGGTTGCGGTGAGGGTCTCCCCTTTGAAGCCTAGGATGGTTGTTATCCATGGTATCAAGCAGGTTGATAGCTTAGCAATCGAATTAGCGGAGAAGGAGAGACTGATACTTGCATCTACCGATTCATACAGCCAAGAGGAAGTTATAGCTGCTCTCAGGTCAATGGCAGAATAA